TCTGTATTTGTAAAAACGTCTTCAACATATATCATCAAACCAAACAATCAACTTTGAATATTTCATCAAAGGCTGACTAACTTTGCATATGTATGATCAAAGATCCACCAACTTTGTTACAGATCATCAAATTCCTCCAACCTGACTtctatttctttttcctttttctttcagtCAGATCTTTTACCGGTTTAGCTGGACCTTATGGTGGATGAAGCAGCAGTACATCAGGTGTCCCCGCTGTTGGCGCTAATGTCCAAGGAGGAAGCTCGGCGCTGCTTCTTTGATTTCATGACCAAGTAATTAGTGACCTCAATCTTTTTAATACCATACACTTGATTGGTTCACCATTTGCAGTGGACATAGTGAATTGGCGGAGCTGTAGTTGGAAACAAAAGCCCATTGTGAATTAACATGGTTTGACGACACAATTGGTAGGAGTAGAGAACCAGATATCGACAGAAAGTTTTCAACATTTAGTACTGACATCGGGTAACTCAGTTAAAATGTCACAGTACATGTATATAGATTTTCACCAAATGTCGCAGTACATGTGTATCAAAATAATTTTTATCTAATCTTCGAAAATGATGCTATTTCATAACTGAAAACTTATCAAGCTATAACTGTGTTGTAACTTCATTTAGAATTGCTAGTAGAACAATCCACTTATTTTTGGAACAACAATGTGCTAACAAGCATCAGCCATCTCAAGGAGTTGTGTCTAGTATTTCCCTTTGAATTGTGTGTGAACTTTATTTTATGACTTTATGACATTAGTTTCAGTTTGTCACTTGACTTGAATTTGAAGGAACGATATATTACTCCCTTCTTTTGTGTGTTTTGGAGAACATTTTTTGGTGATATATGCCCAGCTGATTTTGTAGGATATAACTAGCATGTGTTCCCTTGCTCTGCATATACACTTCTGTTGTgattttatttatatatttttcctGTGGTTGTGAATTTTTTGTACTAATCATATATATATGCGTGTTGTTATCGTCGACAGGGTTACGCAATATGAGGAGCTAGTTGATGCCGGAAAAATGTTTCTTGTAAAGTTCCGTCAGGAATTAGGTTGGTTCATTCTTCTCCTTGAATATCCCAGTGTTGGTTCCTTTGCTCTGTATTGTATTGTCTGACCAAATTTTTATGGAAGTCCCTTTCCTAGAATCCCTATTTGTACAGTTAATAGGTCTAGTGATTCCCCCATTTGCTGACATGTCAGACCTATTGATAGTTAGGAACTTAGAAGATATGTAAGCAGCCAGGGTCCTAAAGTGTGCTCCAGCCATGGTGCCAAACTGCTAAAGTAGAAACCTTCATCATTTGCTCTCACAGATGTCAATATTTTCTACTAGCATTTCTTGTACTGTAATACTGAACAAAGTGATAAATTGATTTCGTATTTCAACAGTTTTATTTGGTAATTTCTTGAAGCTGTAATTTTTTTCATGAAGTAAATTTCTGCTCTAAGCTTTGGTGAATGAAGCGTCATTTGCCAGTTAAGTTTATGAATGCATAAAAATCTTGCTTGGATTTCTGAACATTATTGTGTTGACAGATACTGCACAGTCCCCTATTATTTTTTGCACTTATGTTCAAATTCCATGACTCACTTATGTCAGAGCATTTTCGAAGACCAATGATTCCCATGGAATCGGATGCTGTCAGTCAGTTAGTCAAATCTAACTACACTGATCGACTGAGGTCCTATCTTGAAGCAGGCTGCCACCTTCAGCACCAAAGTATCCGGAATATTAACTAGTGTAAGTTAAAAGTCACATTTCCTGTGCCTGAGTGTATCGTGTATCTATAATTCTGTAGTGGAGAGCTGCTGTTTAATTATTAATCTAGCAGATATGTTTTTCCATTTGGATTTCTTCCTGGTGGTCTTTATATCTAGGTGATTAGATGAAGTTACACTGCTGTGCGTATGTAACTCACAGTACAGAAAATGCCATGCAGAATACTACAATGCTTCAGCTTTTTTAGTGTGCTCGCGGGAACAAATGGGTAGGCCCTCTTGTGAAACCCACGATGCTGAAGTATTGTGCATGGTGGTTACTGTGGCAGCAGGGCACAACTGCAATATCTATATTCAGGTTTTGACCTATTAGTTTAAGTGTAAGGTTATTGATAGAAGATCTGATTATATTGGAGTGTTAATTATAGAGTTTGAGCTCAGTGACAGTGGATAGATTCTGATTGTTAGGGAAAATACCGGCTCTGTTGGAAATCAGCCAGAACTCATGGTACCAAAAGATATTATAAATTCTAGTAACTCTTTGTAACACTAGGATGTTAATATAGGACCCTAGTATATTATGCATGATTCTTATCTTTGGACATGTCTATTTGGCTGAAACTAGTATCTCTCATTTGTCATAAACATATTTACATTTAGTCAGACCTTTATAACTATTTTTGTCTGATAATAGAGTAAATTTTTGCAGTACAATCTTGCGAGGAAAAATTGAGGACCATATAAATAAAGGTAGCTACATCTCTCTGTTGGAGTGTGCCGGTGTCACATCATTACTGCATAACTTATTCTATGGTCTCAGAAAAGGTGTTGTTACTTAACTGCAGTAAAACAGCTGCGACGGTCGAATTTATTCAGAGGCATGCACACTCGTCTTTGTTCGAACTTTTGCATTTCCTCGTTCCTTCTCCCTTTTCCTCTTTCTGAAAGACACACGGTACTTACCAGTAGAAGCATTTTCTTTCACTGTCACGTCCTCATTTTAGTGTGCACAACAATGAACCTTCACATTCTCTTTTCATGGATATCAAACTTAAATTCATCATTCATCTGCTCATGCCTTACTAACTGGCCCGTGCTGTCTAATATTTTTGTGTTTTCCACTTTATTTTGCCCAGCTAAAGTTTTGATTGAAGAACTTGAATGCCTGGCCGAGGATGTTTATAGCACTACGCTAACAGCCAGCCTTAGTATCTTAGAAGCTTCAGATTGCTTTGATGATGATGATAACCTGCCAGCAGATTCTTGTGAGGTGTGAATTCTATTTGCAGTCTCTTCGTCCCATGCTTTATTACTTCAGCCTCGAGTTTTTTAGTTCGTTAAAATACTATGGCCTGTAGGAACATTGACTAAGCCTCACCCAAAAATGTTGGCACCATATTTTACCAGGATGAAGGGCAGTCTGTGGATCCGCTGGACAGCGCAGTATCTTACTCGAGCGTTATGATTCTGGTTCACAATATGTTAAAGTTGGATTATTCGATGCAGGTTCGCATAGAAGCATCTACATGCCACTACTCTCTGTTTACTTTTGGTTGCTATTTTGTGACAGAAGTTTGCTATCCTGCAGGAGAAGATAGTCAAGGCACTGTGCCTTAAAACACCATCGTCGGAGCTAGATGGCTATTGTCTAATGTGGGACTTGCGGCCGTATATTGATGACAATGTGATGCAGCTTGCCTGGAAATTCATTTCGTAGAAGCGGAGCGGACCACGCCTGACGGTAAACTAGTGCCTGATGGACAATGATTTTGCTGCAAGCATTGTTATGTGGGGCTAGAAAGGGCCCCGCCTAAACTTAAAGGGATATGTATCCCCTATTTACCCTTAGCAGTTTAGATCTTTTAGAGATATTTCTTGA
The window above is part of the Triticum aestivum cultivar Chinese Spring chromosome 2A, IWGSC CS RefSeq v2.1, whole genome shotgun sequence genome. Proteins encoded here:
- the LOC123188636 gene encoding uncharacterized protein isoform X2 → MLKYCAWWLLWQQGTTAISIFSTILRGKIEDHINKAKVLIEELECLAEDVYSTTLTASLSILEASDCFDDDDNLPADSCEDEGQSVDPLDSAVSYSSVMILVHNMLKLDYSMQEKIVKALCLKTPSSELDGYCLMWDLRPYIDDNVMQLAWKFIS
- the LOC123188636 gene encoding uncharacterized protein isoform X1; protein product: MLKYCAWWLLWQQGTTAISIFSTILRGKIEDHINKVKQLRRSNLFRAKVLIEELECLAEDVYSTTLTASLSILEASDCFDDDDNLPADSCEDEGQSVDPLDSAVSYSSVMILVHNMLKLDYSMQEKIVKALCLKTPSSELDGYCLMWDLRPYIDDNVMQLAWKFIS